The following coding sequences are from one Campylobacter sp. RM16187 window:
- a CDS encoding acetylornithine transaminase, protein MYLLNTYARFDFGFERGEDSVLFDAKGRDYIDFASGIGVNSLGYAHKRVVKTISDQAGKILHSSNIYRIKPQEKLAKQISKMLGFKTFSFFCNSGAEANECAIKLARKYGATNFKEKKFEIISLANSFHGRTLATLKLTGQDKFHPEIYAPYIDGFKFYSSISEIIENIGEKTVAVMIELVQGEGGINALDKSEVKRLAKVLKEKNLLLITDEVQCGVFRTGEFVTSKLYGLKPDIITFAKGLGAGVPIGACVSKKEIFEPGDHGSTFGGNFLATATALTALDELKKLKKSGKIDKQIEIFNENLDELCAKFPKVIKQKEGLGLMLGLVLHESVNLADVIKLAAKNRVLVLKSGTSTLRFLPPLNMKKSEIKEGFKRLQKALSEYKI, encoded by the coding sequence ATGTATCTTTTAAACACTTATGCGAGATTTGATTTTGGATTTGAAAGGGGCGAGGACTCTGTGCTTTTTGACGCAAAGGGCAGGGATTATATCGATTTTGCCTCGGGTATCGGCGTAAATTCGCTCGGATACGCTCACAAAAGAGTTGTAAAAACCATAAGCGACCAAGCGGGCAAGATACTTCATAGCTCAAACATATACCGCATAAAACCGCAAGAAAAGCTTGCAAAGCAGATTTCAAAAATGCTTGGCTTTAAAACCTTTAGCTTCTTTTGCAATTCCGGCGCAGAGGCAAACGAGTGCGCCATAAAGCTAGCCAGAAAGTATGGTGCGACAAATTTTAAAGAGAAGAAATTTGAGATCATAAGCCTTGCAAACTCCTTTCACGGCAGAACTCTTGCGACCTTAAAGCTAACCGGTCAAGATAAATTTCATCCCGAAATTTACGCTCCTTATATCGATGGCTTTAAATTTTACAGCAGTATCAGTGAGATAATTGAAAATATAGGCGAAAAAACCGTTGCCGTTATGATCGAACTGGTTCAAGGCGAGGGCGGTATAAACGCACTTGATAAGAGCGAAGTAAAACGCCTCGCAAAGGTTTTGAAAGAGAAAAATTTACTTCTTATAACCGATGAGGTGCAGTGCGGAGTATTTAGAACGGGCGAGTTTGTGACGTCTAAGCTCTACGGCTTAAAGCCTGACATCATAACCTTTGCCAAAGGGCTTGGCGCGGGCGTGCCGATAGGTGCTTGCGTAAGCAAAAAAGAGATATTTGAACCGGGCGATCACGGCTCGACATTCGGTGGAAATTTTTTAGCGACCGCAACCGCGCTAACTGCGCTAGATGAGCTTAAAAAGCTTAAAAAAAGCGGCAAGATAGACAAACAGATAGAAATTTTTAACGAAAATTTAGATGAACTTTGCGCCAAATTTCCAAAAGTTATCAAGCAAAAAGAGGGTCTTGGGCTCATGCTAGGCCTAGTGCTTCATGAAAGCGTAAATTTAGCCGATGTCATAAAGCTAGCCGCTAAAAACCGGGTTTTAGTGCTAAAATCAGGCACAAGTACGCTTAGATTTTTACCGCCTTTAAATATGAAAAAAAGCGAGATAAAAGAGGGCTTTAAAAGACTTCAAAAGGCGCTTAGTGAGTATAAAATTTAG
- a CDS encoding fumarylacetoacetate hydrolase family protein — MKFVTFFDGCVKTGIVSLDDSIISFGEMGLEISDLNDFISRAGKQDYEHLKEFKSHTSKLKFNEAKLLAPIITPRQDIICLGINYMEHAKESAKFKGEKFDGTREYPVYFSKRVNEAVGHNGEILAHEDVMQKLDYEVELALIIKKDAKNVSEQEAGEYVLGYTILNDFSARDLQIRHKQFYFGKSLDTHCAMGPVVVTPDELDSTNLAIKCYVNNELRQNSNTSKMIFDERYVIAELSQAMTLKAGTIISLGTPSGVGMGLEPPKFLKSGDVVRCEIENIGVLENIIK; from the coding sequence ATGAAATTTGTAACATTTTTTGACGGCTGTGTAAAAACCGGCATAGTAAGCCTTGATGACTCCATCATCAGTTTTGGCGAAATGGGACTTGAAATTAGCGATTTAAATGATTTTATCTCGCGAGCCGGCAAGCAAGACTATGAACATTTAAAAGAATTTAAAAGCCATACGAGCAAGCTTAAATTTAACGAAGCAAAGCTACTTGCGCCTATCATAACTCCTCGTCAAGATATCATCTGTCTTGGCATAAACTACATGGAGCATGCCAAAGAGTCGGCTAAATTTAAGGGCGAAAAATTTGACGGTACGCGTGAGTATCCGGTCTATTTTTCAAAACGAGTTAATGAGGCGGTCGGGCACAATGGCGAAATTTTAGCTCATGAAGATGTCATGCAAAAGCTTGATTATGAAGTGGAGCTTGCACTCATCATAAAAAAAGACGCTAAAAACGTAAGCGAGCAAGAGGCAGGCGAATATGTCCTTGGATACACGATACTAAATGATTTTAGCGCGCGTGATTTGCAAATTCGCCATAAGCAGTTTTACTTCGGCAAGTCGCTTGATACTCACTGCGCGATGGGTCCTGTAGTGGTGACACCTGATGAGCTTGATAGCACAAATTTGGCTATCAAATGCTACGTAAACAATGAGCTAAGACAGAACTCAAATACCTCAAAAATGATCTTTGATGAAAGGTATGTGATCGCCGAGTTAAGCCAAGCGATGACTCTAAAAGCGGGCACCATCATCTCTCTTGGCACGCCAAGCGGAGTTGGTATGGGGCTTGAGCCGCCTAAATTTCTAAAGAGCGGCGACGTGGTGCGTTGCGAGATAGAAAATATCGGAGTGCTTGAAAATATTATAAAGTAA
- a CDS encoding sugar transferase: protein MRLENKILLKAMIDYILVIISMPIWLFVMAFIAIGMKILQPSESIFFKQKRIGHFNKAFDCYKFRSMYKNGHEILIQYLKENPDEVEHYKRYHKYRNDPRITKIGHFIRKTSLDELPQLFNVLKLEMSLVGPRPYMIAEKKKIGANIKKITSVRPGVTGLWQVSGGNKLSFYERVNLDCKYVDNISILGDVLILLKTIKIVFKNQ, encoded by the coding sequence ATGCGCTTAGAAAATAAAATTTTATTAAAAGCTATGATAGATTATATTTTAGTGATAATAAGTATGCCGATATGGTTATTTGTTATGGCTTTTATTGCTATTGGTATGAAAATTTTACAGCCTAGCGAGAGCATATTTTTTAAGCAAAAGAGGATTGGGCACTTTAATAAAGCGTTTGACTGCTATAAATTTAGATCGATGTATAAAAACGGACATGAAATTTTGATCCAATATCTTAAGGAAAATCCAGATGAAGTCGAGCACTACAAGAGGTATCATAAGTATAGAAACGATCCTAGGATAACAAAGATTGGGCATTTTATCAGAAAAACATCTTTGGATGAGTTGCCTCAGCTTTTTAATGTATTAAAGCTGGAGATGAGCTTAGTAGGACCAAGACCATATATGATAGCCGAAAAGAAAAAAATCGGAGCAAATATTAAAAAAATAACAAGCGTTAGACCTGGAGTTACAGGTCTTTGGCAAGTAAGTGGCGGAAATAAGCTATCATTTTATGAACGAGTTAATTTAGACTGCAAATATGTAGATAATATTTCCATTTTAGGAGATGTTTTAATACTTTTAAAAACAATAAAAATAGTTTTTAAAAACCAGTAG
- a CDS encoding ClbS/DfsB family four-helix bundle protein — MPRPVTKSDLIDVATENYSMLSLLISNLTEVELNTPFDFLKDKKKKEAHWARDKNLRDVLVHLYEWHRLILNWINSNQNGVERPFLPLPYNWKTYGDMNMEFWRKHQKTSLKEATELLRRSHDDVLKLAESFTNEELFSKSVFKWTGGTTLGSYFVSATSSHYDWAMKKLKAHQKSCKSK, encoded by the coding sequence ATGCCAAGACCTGTAACAAAGAGTGATTTAATAGATGTGGCGACCGAGAACTACTCAATGCTCAGTCTGCTTATTTCAAATTTGACCGAGGTGGAACTAAATACTCCGTTTGATTTTTTAAAGGACAAGAAGAAAAAAGAGGCACACTGGGCTAGAGATAAAAATTTAAGAGATGTTTTAGTCCATCTTTATGAGTGGCACCGACTTATTTTAAACTGGATTAACTCAAATCAAAATGGAGTCGAAAGACCGTTTTTGCCGTTGCCGTACAACTGGAAAACTTATGGCGATATGAATATGGAGTTTTGGAGAAAGCATCAAAAGACTTCGCTAAAAGAGGCGACAGAGCTGCTTCGTAGGTCGCATGACGATGTTTTGAAGCTGGCAGAGTCTTTTACTAACGAGGAGTTATTTTCTAAAAGTGTGTTTAAATGGACAGGCGGAACTACACTTGGCTCTTATTTTGTGAGTGCCACCTCAAGCCATTATGATTGGGCGATGAAAAAGCTAAAAGCACATCAAAAGAGTTGCAAGAGTAAATAA
- a CDS encoding helix-turn-helix transcriptional regulator, whose protein sequence is MRKDFSNSDSGEILDFYKKVSKRIRFLREEKNISQLDLALEIGIKSVAFYSNCENNRYNKHFNLEHIYKISKALKIDIEDIFKDIKHINFNYKTDNRL, encoded by the coding sequence ATGCGAAAAGATTTTAGCAATTCTGATAGTGGTGAAATTTTAGATTTTTATAAAAAAGTATCAAAAAGAATTAGATTTCTTAGAGAAGAAAAAAATATTTCTCAGCTTGATTTAGCTCTTGAAATTGGAATAAAATCTGTTGCTTTTTACTCCAATTGCGAAAACAATAGATACAATAAGCATTTTAACCTAGAGCATATTTATAAAATTTCAAAGGCTCTTAAAATAGATATTGAGGATATTTTCAAAGACATCAAGCATATAAATTTTAACTATAAAACAGACAATAGGCTATAA
- a CDS encoding phosphomannomutase/phosphoglucomutase, protein MLEEIFREYDIRGIYERDLNETSVKAIGLNLGREMLKRRARNVSVGYDARLSAKDIFGWLVSGLNAAGIEVFDIGLLPTPVGYFSVFNDKFDANIMITGSHNPKEYNGFKITIFKDSYFGADLQKLKDEVFSTIKTKTQIKDDFRAVKFDIASEYKKFIIDQFAHLKNMKLKIVMDCANGAVGAVLPEICDSLNLDAEILYPNPDGNFPNHHPDPSEEKNLKDIKEALKWEFEIGFGFDGDGDRIAVLTKNRNIKGDELAYLYSLVMKNPRVLGEVKCSQNMYDEIDKNGGKSFMGKTGHSNIKKAMKELNIDMAAEVSGHIFFKERYFGFDDALYAMFRVLELIQKGINLDAELEKLPKVFSTDEIKVETSESKKFKIIEALKLELAKGVKELPEAKEIIDIDGVRVRFEDGWALVRASNTTPVIVTRFEAKSEVLLKKLSEIFLNLVENLKSRV, encoded by the coding sequence ATGCTAGAAGAAATTTTTAGAGAGTATGATATACGCGGAATTTACGAGAGAGATCTGAATGAAACAAGCGTAAAGGCTATAGGCTTAAATTTGGGTCGCGAGATGTTAAAGCGCCGCGCTAGAAACGTAAGTGTGGGATATGATGCGAGGCTTAGTGCAAAAGATATTTTTGGCTGGCTTGTTAGCGGGCTAAACGCTGCTGGCATAGAGGTTTTTGATATCGGACTACTTCCTACGCCGGTTGGATATTTTAGCGTTTTTAACGACAAATTTGACGCAAACATCATGATAACCGGCTCTCATAATCCAAAAGAATACAACGGATTTAAGATTACGATTTTTAAGGATAGCTATTTCGGTGCCGATCTTCAAAAGCTAAAAGATGAGGTTTTCTCCACTATCAAGACAAAAACGCAGATAAAAGATGATTTTAGAGCGGTTAAATTTGATATCGCAAGCGAGTATAAAAAATTTATCATAGATCAGTTTGCGCATCTTAAAAACATGAAGCTAAAAATAGTAATGGACTGTGCAAACGGAGCCGTAGGAGCGGTGCTTCCTGAAATTTGCGATAGTTTAAATTTAGACGCTGAAATTTTGTATCCAAACCCTGACGGAAATTTTCCAAACCACCATCCCGATCCAAGCGAAGAGAAAAATTTAAAAGATATAAAAGAGGCATTAAAGTGGGAATTTGAGATAGGATTTGGCTTTGACGGAGACGGCGATCGTATAGCAGTTCTTACCAAAAATCGTAACATAAAAGGCGATGAACTAGCCTACCTATACTCTCTTGTGATGAAAAATCCGCGAGTTTTAGGCGAGGTAAAATGCTCGCAAAACATGTATGATGAGATCGATAAAAACGGCGGCAAGAGCTTCATGGGTAAAACCGGTCATAGCAATATCAAAAAAGCCATGAAAGAGCTAAATATCGATATGGCGGCGGAAGTTAGCGGGCATATATTTTTTAAAGAGCGATATTTTGGCTTTGATGACGCCTTGTATGCTATGTTTAGGGTGCTTGAGCTTATTCAAAAAGGTATAAATTTAGATGCCGAGCTTGAGAAACTTCCAAAAGTTTTTAGTACTGATGAGATCAAGGTAGAGACTAGTGAAAGTAAGAAATTTAAGATAATTGAGGCTTTAAAGCTTGAACTTGCAAAAGGAGTAAAAGAGCTTCCGGAAGCAAAAGAGATCATTGATATAGACGGCGTTAGAGTAAGATTTGAAGATGGCTGGGCACTTGTAAGGGCCTCAAACACAACTCCTGTCATAGTAACTAGGTTTGAGGCTAAGAGTGAGGTTTTGCTTAAAAAACTTAGCGAAATATTTTTAAATTTAGTCGAAAATTTAAAGAGTAGGGTGTAA
- a CDS encoding SAM-dependent methyltransferase codes for MSIKFSSYFNEWLNENYYKSPARVGKGGDFYTSVSVGPLFGVTLAYHFLNLVEKGEFSPHANIVEIGANNGAMMYDFISGIFTFSPENLKTLKFNIIEPHENLKEIQAQNFKQKFGDEVYVKHFNSLKECEFNEAFFISNELLDCFACEVVDEDKMLYVKDDELFWDGINSDTLATCKKFGVNKGEVMLGLKEFAKGVKNCAKRLKFITFDYGDMARRDEITLRIYKDHKVFSPFELANLKEYFGISDITYDVNFAQVEEEFESCGLKFKSFKKQSVAIVEFGGAEVLEYVLKNGGESVYKSFLKQFKFLTSPEFLGERFKMIEFDKGM; via the coding sequence GTGAGTATAAAATTTAGCTCGTATTTTAATGAGTGGCTAAATGAAAACTACTATAAATCCCCCGCTAGAGTAGGTAAAGGCGGGGATTTTTATACTTCCGTTAGTGTGGGACCTCTTTTTGGTGTCACGCTTGCTTATCATTTTTTAAATTTAGTTGAAAAAGGCGAGTTTTCACCACACGCAAATATCGTTGAGATAGGTGCAAATAACGGCGCTATGATGTATGATTTTATAAGCGGAATTTTTACTTTCAGTCCTGAAAATTTAAAAACACTAAAATTTAATATCATCGAACCGCATGAAAATTTAAAAGAGATCCAAGCTCAAAATTTCAAGCAAAAATTTGGAGATGAGGTATACGTAAAGCACTTTAATAGCCTTAAGGAGTGTGAGTTTAACGAGGCTTTTTTCATCTCAAACGAGCTTCTTGACTGCTTTGCTTGTGAGGTGGTGGATGAGGATAAAATGCTTTATGTAAAAGATGATGAGCTCTTTTGGGATGGCATAAATAGCGATACTTTGGCAACTTGCAAAAAATTTGGCGTTAATAAAGGCGAAGTTATGCTTGGGCTTAAGGAGTTTGCAAAGGGTGTCAAAAACTGCGCAAAGAGGCTTAAATTTATCACTTTTGACTACGGAGATATGGCTAGGCGAGATGAGATAACGCTTAGAATTTACAAAGATCACAAGGTTTTTAGCCCTTTTGAGCTTGCAAATTTAAAAGAGTATTTCGGCATAAGCGATATAACTTATGATGTTAATTTCGCGCAGGTTGAAGAGGAGTTTGAAAGCTGCGGGCTTAAATTTAAAAGCTTTAAAAAGCAGTCTGTAGCGATAGTCGAATTTGGCGGTGCAGAGGTACTTGAATACGTGCTTAAAAACGGCGGTGAGAGCGTTTACAAAAGCTTTTTAAAGCAGTTTAAGTTCCTAACTAGCCCTGAGTTTTTGGGCGAGAGGTTTAAAATGATAGAGTTTGATAAGGGGATGTGA
- the fliL gene encoding flagellar basal body-associated protein FliL encodes MAQEVEEKQDKKGNSLLLIIIIIVLVLLLAIGGLIAFLVLGGNDNQQINAQDMQTMQQPQQISRNTIPKRSNDYINMGPIHPMDQFIVNLLSESGSRFLKTKVDLELNNEVLTPEIDKKKSLIRDIIIRTLSSKTFEEVSTIKGKDRLKDEIVDRLNEVLADGHIKNIYFTDFVVQ; translated from the coding sequence ATGGCCCAAGAGGTTGAAGAGAAGCAAGATAAAAAGGGAAATAGTCTTTTGCTTATAATAATCATTATCGTTTTAGTGCTACTTTTAGCTATCGGGGGTTTGATAGCATTTTTAGTTTTAGGAGGCAATGATAATCAGCAAATAAATGCGCAAGATATGCAAACAATGCAACAGCCTCAACAAATCTCAAGAAATACAATCCCAAAACGCTCAAACGACTATATAAATATGGGTCCCATACACCCTATGGATCAATTTATAGTAAATTTATTAAGCGAAAGCGGCTCAAGATTTCTTAAAACAAAGGTTGATTTGGAGCTAAACAATGAGGTCTTAACTCCTGAAATAGATAAGAAAAAATCCCTAATTCGCGATATTATCATTAGGACTCTATCGTCTAAAACTTTTGAAGAAGTTAGCACGATAAAGGGCAAAGACCGCCTAAAAGACGAGATAGTGGATAGGCTTAACGAGGTCTTAGCCGACGGACATATCAAAAACATATATTTTACTGATTTCGTTGTTCAATGA
- a CDS encoding mannose-1-phosphate guanylyltransferase/mannose-6-phosphate isomerase has translation MVNVILCGGSGTRLWPLSRTLMPKQFVKIFNDESLFSLTLKRNFEFEKSIIVCNEEHYFLALDECSNKEIERFILEPFGKNTAAAITFAALGAKSDEILLVTPSDHMIEDEDAYKKSLMTAKEYAKDGFLVTFGIKPTEPNTGYGYMKAEKNGDVERFIEKPNLENAVKFIKDGGYYFNSGMFCFKAGVFLEEMMKFSPSIVKNVRLAIENSHLEANVLKINPKYMDSIEDISIDYALMQKSMKIKMVGLDAGWSDVGSFDELSRKIENSKEIYEIDSKNNFVISEKPTALIDANDLIIVNTKDALLITKRGSSQKVKDAQKHFQNFFPDLCEAHSRVFRPWGSYEVLESSDGYKIKKIIVRPGKRLSLQKHLRRNEHWVVVKGRAFVTIDDREFYLNQNESTYIKSGQIHRLENQESSNLIIIEVQTGDYLGEDDIIRLNDDYNRS, from the coding sequence ATGGTAAATGTAATACTTTGCGGAGGCTCAGGCACTAGACTTTGGCCACTTTCAAGAACTCTCATGCCAAAGCAGTTTGTTAAAATTTTTAATGATGAATCACTTTTTAGTCTTACTCTTAAGAGAAATTTTGAATTTGAAAAGAGTATCATTGTTTGTAATGAAGAACACTATTTTCTAGCTCTTGATGAGTGTAGTAATAAAGAGATAGAGAGATTTATTTTAGAACCTTTTGGTAAAAACACTGCTGCTGCGATAACTTTTGCGGCTTTGGGTGCAAAAAGCGATGAAATTTTATTAGTAACTCCAAGCGATCATATGATAGAGGATGAGGATGCTTATAAAAAATCACTTATGACGGCAAAGGAGTATGCCAAGGACGGGTTTTTAGTTACTTTTGGCATTAAGCCTACTGAGCCAAATACCGGATATGGATATATGAAAGCTGAAAAAAATGGCGATGTGGAGAGATTTATCGAAAAGCCTAACCTTGAAAATGCGGTTAAATTTATAAAAGATGGCGGGTATTACTTTAATAGCGGAATGTTCTGCTTTAAAGCGGGAGTCTTTTTGGAAGAGATGATGAAATTTTCTCCAAGTATAGTAAAAAACGTTCGTTTGGCGATAGAAAATTCTCACCTAGAGGCAAATGTCTTAAAAATAAATCCAAAATATATGGATTCTATTGAGGATATAAGTATTGATTACGCATTGATGCAAAAGAGTATGAAGATAAAGATGGTTGGTCTTGATGCCGGATGGAGCGATGTGGGAAGCTTTGATGAGCTTAGTAGAAAGATCGAAAACAGCAAAGAGATTTACGAGATAGACTCTAAAAACAACTTTGTGATTAGCGAAAAGCCAACAGCTCTTATAGATGCAAATGATCTCATAATAGTGAATACAAAAGATGCTCTTTTGATTACTAAAAGAGGGTCTAGTCAAAAAGTAAAAGATGCTCAAAAACATTTTCAGAATTTCTTTCCTGATCTTTGTGAAGCACACTCTAGAGTTTTTCGCCCATGGGGAAGTTACGAAGTCTTAGAGAGTAGTGACGGCTATAAGATAAAAAAGATAATAGTTAGACCAGGAAAGAGACTGAGTCTGCAAAAACATCTAAGGAGAAACGAGCACTGGGTAGTTGTTAAGGGTAGAGCCTTCGTAACTATTGATGATAGGGAGTTTTATCTCAATCAAAATGAATCTACTTATATAAAAAGCGGGCAAATTCATAGATTAGAAAATCAAGAGAGCTCAAATTTAATAATCATAGAGGTTCAAACTGGTGACTATTTGGGTGAAGATGATATTATTAGACTAAACGACGATTACAATAGATCTTAA
- the acpS gene encoding holo-ACP synthase yields MIGIDIVVISRISKLKERYGESFAERFLNKDEINLAKTDSTLAGFYAVKEAVSKALGCGISSECSFFDIEIYKTEKNAPKIKLSDKLKQNFKISQADVSISHDGGFAIAAVILR; encoded by the coding sequence ATGATAGGAATAGATATAGTCGTAATTTCTAGAATTTCAAAGCTTAAAGAGCGTTACGGCGAGAGTTTCGCCGAGCGCTTTTTAAATAAAGACGAGATAAATTTAGCAAAGACAGACTCAACTCTAGCAGGGTTTTATGCTGTTAAAGAGGCCGTTAGTAAGGCTTTGGGTTGTGGCATAAGTAGCGAATGCTCGTTTTTTGATATAGAAATTTACAAAACCGAAAAAAACGCACCAAAGATAAAACTTTCAGACAAGCTCAAACAAAATTTCAAAATCTCACAAGCGGACGTAAGCATAAGCCATGACGGCGGTTTTGCGATCGCAGCGGTTATATTAAGATGA
- a CDS encoding glycosyltransferase family 4 protein, translating into MKKALVHDWFSVYAGAERCVESFTNIWDDFDIFSLVDFLDPKDREIILKGKISQTSFIQNLPLSKNKFRNYLPLFPFAIEQLDLREYDLVLSSSHAVAKGVLTRHDQLHISYIHTPIRYAWDMYLNYLEQNSLQSGFKSLLARYFLHKIRLWDIACANRVDLYIANSNFVSNRIRKIYRKDSKVIYPPVDTNKFKINSKKDDFYITVSRLVAYKKVDLIVRAFNENGKKLVVIGDGNEMTRIKSIARSNIEILGFQDSKISADMMSKAKAFVFAAIEDFGITPVEAQACGTPVICLDKGGARESVIDGVSGVYFADQNVQSIVEAVDKFEKNLDKFDSNIIKAHAGRFSKERFESEIKEFVEDSYDKFRFGGIDALRK; encoded by the coding sequence ATGAAAAAGGCTTTAGTGCATGATTGGTTTAGTGTATATGCGGGTGCGGAGCGATGCGTAGAGAGCTTTACAAATATCTGGGATGATTTTGATATATTCTCTCTTGTTGATTTTTTAGACCCGAAAGATAGAGAGATAATCCTTAAAGGCAAGATTTCACAAACCAGCTTTATACAAAATTTACCACTTTCAAAGAATAAATTTAGAAACTACCTTCCGCTATTTCCTTTTGCTATAGAGCAGCTTGATCTACGCGAATACGATCTTGTCCTATCAAGCTCTCATGCGGTTGCTAAAGGTGTTTTAACAAGACACGATCAGCTACATATCAGTTATATTCATACTCCGATTCGTTATGCTTGGGATATGTATCTTAACTACCTTGAACAAAATTCTCTGCAAAGCGGATTTAAGTCTCTTCTGGCAAGATATTTTTTGCATAAAATTCGTCTTTGGGACATAGCTTGTGCAAATAGAGTCGATCTTTATATTGCAAATTCAAATTTTGTATCAAATAGGATAAGAAAAATTTACCGTAAAGATTCAAAAGTCATCTATCCTCCTGTAGATACTAATAAATTTAAAATAAATTCTAAAAAAGATGATTTTTACATCACAGTCTCAAGGCTGGTCGCCTATAAAAAAGTTGATTTGATAGTAAGAGCATTTAATGAGAATGGCAAAAAGCTGGTAGTGATAGGAGATGGTAATGAGATGACAAGGATAAAGAGCATAGCAAGGAGTAATATAGAGATATTGGGTTTTCAGGATAGCAAAATATCCGCCGATATGATGAGTAAGGCTAAAGCCTTTGTTTTTGCTGCAATTGAGGACTTTGGAATAACCCCTGTTGAGGCGCAAGCTTGCGGAACGCCTGTAATATGCCTAGATAAAGGTGGGGCGAGAGAGAGCGTGATAGATGGAGTAAGCGGGGTTTATTTTGCGGATCAAAATGTCCAGAGTATAGTTGAAGCGGTAGATAAGTTTGAGAAAAATTTGGATAAATTTGATTCAAATATTATAAAAGCTCATGCAGGAAGGTTTTCTAAAGAGAGATTTGAGTCCGAGATAAAGGAATTTGTGGAGGACAGTTATGATAAATTTCGCTTTGGCGGTATAGATGCGCTTAGAAAATAA
- the ybaK gene encoding Cys-tRNA(Pro) deacylase, translating to MIHKTNAARFLDAKNIAYELCEYEVDESDLSAVSVALKCGADIRQVYKTIVCECEPKGFVVACIQGDLSLDLKALARASGHKRCELLNLKELEKVTGYIRGGCSPIAMKKAFDTFIDERVLQQEFIYISAGVRGKQLRLKPGEFIEAMGVKLAAIAK from the coding sequence ATAATACATAAAACTAACGCAGCAAGATTTTTGGATGCTAAAAATATAGCTTATGAGCTATGCGAATATGAAGTGGATGAGAGCGATTTAAGCGCTGTTAGCGTGGCTTTAAAGTGTGGCGCGGATATAAGGCAGGTTTATAAAACGATAGTGTGCGAGTGTGAGCCAAAGGGATTTGTCGTAGCTTGCATTCAGGGTGATTTGAGCCTTGATCTAAAGGCTTTGGCTAGAGCTAGTGGACATAAGCGTTGCGAGCTTTTAAATTTAAAAGAGCTTGAAAAAGTAACAGGCTACATCAGGGGCGGCTGCTCGCCTATCGCGATGAAAAAGGCTTTTGATACTTTTATCGACGAGCGAGTTTTGCAGCAGGAATTTATATACATAAGCGCAGGCGTTAGAGGCAAGCAGTTGCGTTTAAAACCTGGCGAATTTATAGAAGCGATGGGCGTAAAGCTTGCAGCTATCGCTAAATGA